The window ATAATGCCCATGATCATCATCATATAGATAGCTGATGCTAAGGAATAGTTGGCAAAATAGATACCAGCTGCTGCTTCCCCGTGATAGTACTTAATGATGTATCGGTCTGACTGATTGAGTACAAACATGGTGAGGCTTAATCCTATAAGGGGATAGCCGAAATTTAACATGGTTTTTAAGGTTTCCCTGGAAAACTTGCTCATGACAAAATAACGGTGCATGTTCAAACGTAAAAAGATAATAAGAGCAACGCATAGATCCATGGTTCCATGGGATATAAGGATAACGGTGACTTCTTTTTTATAATAAACAGCTAAGATAATGGTTAATATAAGCTTACCTATGGCACTGCCTACAGATAAGAGGAGGTTCAGCTTAATTTTTTTAAGGGCTACCAGCAGGTTAAGCATAATCTGTGCTAAACCGTAGGCTACAAATAAGTAAAAGGCACTGAGGAGCAGTGCATTGGAAAACCATGGGTTATTGAATATCACTAAACCAATGATACCAAGGCCTACAACTCCTGCACAGAGTAGATAGCTTACGATGCTTGTTGTGTAGAGTTCTGCTAATTGGTCTTTTTCTTTGTAGGCATTGACGTAGCGGTAGATACCATGCATTAACCATCCGAGAAGGATGAGGAATGTCACGGCTACCGTTGGGTTGACCAAACCGTATTCACCAATGACTTTTGCTGTAAATAGCTTGGTATAGAGGTTTAAGGTTAATAACCCAACAATGCCTTCAATTAATTTTGCTGGTAAATAAAATAAGATATCTTTTGATATAAATGTTTTTGATGTATTTGCCTTCATATGGCAACCTCACTTTTATCGGATGTATACGTTTTGTTGAGCTGACTATTCCGT is drawn from Vallitalea pronyensis and contains these coding sequences:
- a CDS encoding lipopolysaccharide biosynthesis protein, whose product is MKANTSKTFISKDILFYLPAKLIEGIVGLLTLNLYTKLFTAKVIGEYGLVNPTVAVTFLILLGWLMHGIYRYVNAYKEKDQLAELYTTSIVSYLLCAGVVGLGIIGLVIFNNPWFSNALLLSAFYLFVAYGLAQIMLNLLVALKKIKLNLLLSVGSAIGKLILTIILAVYYKKEVTVILISHGTMDLCVALIIFLRLNMHRYFVMSKFSRETLKTMLNFGYPLIGLSLTMFVLNQSDRYIIKYYHGEAAAGIYFANYSLASAIYMMMIMGIMRAVYPNLLLAWQQKDKEKATHLLSGGVRYYLMLCIPATVGIILLAKPISYLVLDVKVHGYSKIVAWTAIGMLFFGLTEYCNKAWELTGKTKTILYNSLISGIINIALNFILVPRYGFYFAAITTVISFATYLLLSSIGARRIFIWHVKPGTWLRILLSAATFGTVIWIIGQHYTFTVLILIVTIILSIIIYFTLLLLTGELKEEIKMLKKIRKK